The Arachis ipaensis cultivar K30076 chromosome B07, Araip1.1, whole genome shotgun sequence genomic interval TCTCGACCACAAATAGTGTTGTTGgggaaaaggagaagaagaaggcgtTAAAAGGATTATAAAAGCAATCCAATGTCACTATAAAAAACTCAGTGACAGTATAAAGcacaaaagaaaagaatataatcATTGCAAAATTAGCACACAATAAATCAGGTTCTTAGCTACTATaaacttcatatattaataaaaatgatCAAATAATCTAAATCTAGAATTGCAATTGAATAACAGAAATTAGGAGGATGATTCAGCAACAACTTTACCTCCTTCTTCAAGAAATGCCACATGTAAAGTTTATCACAAGCATCTTTAACATTTCGACTGGCTAGTTTTCTCTCATTGCAATAAGTAGCAACATCTGCAAGTACTTCCGTGGATGGGACTCCATGTTTCGAAGCTGCAGCTGATAGAGCTTCCCTGCCTTCCACAGATTCTGCAGCATTCTTATCAAAGATAATGCCTGTGAAACATCGCTGCAATTCCTCTTCCTTGTTAACTAGCAATGCCTTACGATGCTTTAGATATAATTCCTCAGCCTCCAAAGCAGCAAGTAGTGTCCTATGAACAACAATATCAGGATACCGCCGCAGTGGTGATGTAAAGTGAGTGTAAAAAGGAACAGCTAATGCATAATGACCCCACTCATGCTTCCTTTCCTTTAACTGACCACTACAGAAGTAACATGCCAACTGCATTGGTCTTGTCGCATAGGAAATAAGAATATCAAAAAGCACAGAGTCATCCTTCAGCTTTTCCTTAATCAGATCTAGTGACCGATGGAACTGGCCAGACGAAGATGTGTCCAATTTTAAACCATGCTTCTGACAGAATGCCACAAACTCTCCCAGTTTTCGCATATTAGGTTCAGGATGCCTTCGCAATAATGCATTATCAGGATAAACTCTACAAATGACTTCAGCTGCTGTTGTATTGGCCAAAAGCATAAATTCCTCAACAAGAAAATTTGATTCTTTCCGTTCAGAAAGTATAAGGTCATAAGGAAGTCCATACTCATCAAACAGGAAAGCAACTTTAGGATTTTCAAGCCTTAGAGCCCCATCATTGAACCTCTTATGTTTCAAAACATTTGAAATTTCACATAAGCTCTTCACAGAAGTAATAATGTCAGGCCATCCAAATTGACCATGCACCTTTGGGTAGCTCTCTCCTATGATGTTTGAACTTTCAAAATCAACTGCCCCATCAATAATATCCTGAGCAAGTTCGTATGAAAGCTTACAACAAGACTGGATAACACTACGACCAATCCAACGGTTCACAACATCCCCAGCAGGATTTATGTCAAGGAGCATTGAAACCGCCACTCGATCCACTCCAGGATTAAGTGAGCCTATATTGTCTGAAAATAATGCGGGTAACATTGGTATCTTTTTTTGCAACATATAGACAGTTGTTGACCTAAACTGAGCCTCATCATCTAAGACAGTGCCTGGTAAAACAAAGTATGATACATCGGCAATGTGGACACCTACTCTACAATTTCCATTAGGTAACTTCTCAATCGACAGTGCATCATCCAGATCAGTGGCAGTTGAAGGATCAATAGTAAATATGCACAGATTTCTAAGATCCAGTCTACTCTGCAATTCCTTTTCTGGCACCTCCCATGGAAAACATGGTAGGCAAGTCATAGCTTCAGGTGAAAATTCAGACTCACAAATCGTATTCTGAAACAGAATTGCATCTAAATGTGTCTGAACTTTGCTACCTTTTCCAAACACATGCAAGATGTGAGCTCTGGGAAAAAGACTCTCTTCTCCCCAATCATAAAGTTGTGCTGCTATCAGATCCATTTCAGTTGTCACATCACCACTTTGTAGTCTTTTCTTAATGTGTTCTGGCAAATCTCTAACAAAAAGCATCATTTTAGGAAATTTTGGATCAATTGGTGTCAACTGGATGTACTCATTATCAGAAACCagattcttatttttctttgcaTCTTTTCTGCTTACACCCTTGACAGAAATCCACTGCTTCACATTGAGTTGACCTACAATGCGCTCTCGACGTGGAGACTTCTCAATTATAGCAACCACCCTGGCAGTTGGTCTTTTGGAAGGGAAAGCATTAACTAAGGAGCACATCTTTTGCACTGCACTGATTACTTCAATTTGTTTGCTACAAGAACTCATATTCAAAGATTCAAAAGCAGCATTGTTCTGCCCATCAAAACTTTCATTGGCAGGTCTAACTGGATCTAAATGTGAAACTGGACCCAGGGAACCACTATCTTCATAGGCATACTTCTTTTCAGGAAAATGACAACTTTTATTAGGGTTGGGATAGACCTCAGTATCCTCCTGGTTTTGACTAGGGCAGTTTCTGCAATCAGCAGAGTCATAATtggtatctttatctttatctaacTCGCCTTTTCCTTTATAGATATTGCCAGCCACATCATCAGCTTCTCTGAGGAGACTACAATCTTCTGGTGTTGCATAATTGTTGCAAGTTCTGTTAGATCCTTTCATTTTTGTCCACGATGAGAATGAATCCATTGTAATAGCAACAATGTCACCTTCCACCTGCATAGCACAGTCAACGTTAACCTCTTCTAGATAAATGTAAAAGCCACAGTAAGTCAAATTTTGT includes:
- the LOC107606080 gene encoding DIS3-like exonuclease 2, which translates into the protein MKQQGDNAPYCYDQQHDDTTFVSIPAAAAPMHINEQSPPQFVDAQTQDSWNGWNGDLVPSPPQIGFCPQRCYFSPHWPMEAVEMALEKGDVFKASFRVNAHNRLEAYCKVDGLPTDVLISGIPAQNRAVEGDIVAITMDSFSSWTKMKGSNRTCNNYATPEDCSLLREADDVAGNIYKGKGELDKDKDTNYDSADCRNCPSQNQEDTEVYPNPNKSCHFPEKKYAYEDSGSLGPVSHLDPVRPANESFDGQNNAAFESLNMSSCSKQIEVISAVQKMCSLVNAFPSKRPTARVVAIIEKSPRRERIVGQLNVKQWISVKGVSRKDAKKNKNLVSDNEYIQLTPIDPKFPKMMLFVRDLPEHIKKRLQSGDVTTEMDLIAAQLYDWGEESLFPRAHILHVFGKGSKVQTHLDAILFQNTICESEFSPEAMTCLPCFPWEVPEKELQSRLDLRNLCIFTIDPSTATDLDDALSIEKLPNGNCRVGVHIADVSYFVLPGTVLDDEAQFRSTTVYMLQKKIPMLPALFSDNIGSLNPGVDRVAVSMLLDINPAGDVVNRWIGRSVIQSCCKLSYELAQDIIDGAVDFESSNIIGESYPKVHGQFGWPDIITSVKSLCEISNVLKHKRFNDGALRLENPKVAFLFDEYGLPYDLILSERKESNFLVEEFMLLANTTAAEVICRVYPDNALLRRHPEPNMRKLGEFVAFCQKHGLKLDTSSSGQFHRSLDLIKEKLKDDSVLFDILISYATRPMQLACYFCSGQLKERKHEWGHYALAVPFYTHFTSPLRRYPDIVVHRTLLAALEAEELYLKHRKALLVNKEEELQRCFTGIIFDKNAAESVEGREALSAAASKHGVPSTEVLADVATYCNERKLASRNVKDACDKLYMWHFLKKEILLSEARVLGLGPRFMSIYIQKLAIEQRIYYDEVEGLSVEWLEATSSVVLSMSAHRRAFRRGSHNKWRAFEEVAFVVDPYDLKVASDGSDGCENRDPNSRTEIDPAVFPLTVHLLSTIPVVLHAVGGDDGPLEIGVRLYMSSYYG